From a region of the Bradyrhizobium diazoefficiens genome:
- a CDS encoding cupin domain-containing protein, which yields MSVDIGGRLRFIRARHKLSQRELAKRSGVTNSTISLIESNQMNPSVGALKRILDGIPMGLAEFFALEPESRRKIFYRAEELSEVGKKPISYRQVGDNLFGRSLQILKERYEPGADTGRVHLVHDGEEGGIVISGKLEVTVEDERRILNPGDAYYFESRRPHRFRCVGGKPCEVISACTPPTF from the coding sequence ATGAGCGTCGACATCGGTGGACGGCTGCGATTCATCCGGGCGCGCCACAAGCTGTCACAGCGCGAGCTGGCCAAGCGCTCCGGCGTCACCAATTCGACGATCTCGCTGATCGAATCCAACCAGATGAACCCGTCCGTCGGCGCCCTCAAGCGCATCCTCGACGGCATCCCGATGGGGCTCGCCGAGTTCTTCGCACTGGAGCCGGAGTCTAGGCGCAAGATCTTCTACCGCGCGGAGGAACTGAGCGAAGTCGGCAAGAAGCCGATTTCGTATCGGCAGGTCGGCGACAATCTGTTCGGCCGCAGCCTGCAGATCCTGAAAGAACGCTACGAGCCCGGCGCCGACACCGGACGCGTCCACCTCGTCCATGACGGCGAGGAAGGCGGCATCGTGATCTCGGGCAAGCTCGAGGTCACCGTCGAGGACGAGCGCCGCATCCTCAACCCGGGCGATGCCTATTATTTCGAGAGCCGCCGCCCGCACCGCTTCCGCTGCGTCGGCGGCAAGCCCTGCGAAGTAATCTCGGCCTGCACGCCGCCGACGTTTTGA
- a CDS encoding amino acid ABC transporter permease: MKGFWHDAAEFFPILMNGVVLTIVVTIGSLLLSTVLGLVWAMMRVSGIKVLSMLSASLINVIRGIPIIVLLFYLYFVMPDLGVTLSALQAAVLGLGIAYSAYQAENFRAGIEAIDKGQIEAAQSIGMGWWLTMRRVVLPQAVRIVLPPYGNVMIMMLKDSSQASTITVAELALQGKLIASSTFKNTSVFTLVALMYLTMSIPLILLVRHFEKRAGKR; this comes from the coding sequence ATGAAAGGCTTCTGGCACGACGCCGCCGAGTTCTTCCCGATTCTGATGAACGGCGTCGTGCTGACGATCGTCGTCACCATCGGCTCGCTGCTGCTCTCGACGGTGCTCGGCCTCGTCTGGGCGATGATGCGCGTGTCCGGCATCAAGGTGCTGTCGATGCTCAGCGCCAGCCTCATCAATGTGATCCGCGGCATCCCGATCATCGTGCTGCTGTTCTACCTCTATTTCGTGATGCCCGATCTCGGCGTCACGCTGTCGGCGTTGCAGGCCGCGGTTCTTGGGCTCGGCATCGCCTATTCGGCCTATCAGGCGGAAAATTTCCGCGCCGGCATCGAGGCGATCGACAAGGGACAGATCGAGGCGGCGCAGTCCATCGGCATGGGCTGGTGGCTCACCATGCGGCGCGTTGTGCTGCCGCAGGCCGTGCGGATCGTGCTGCCGCCCTACGGCAACGTCATGATCATGATGCTGAAGGATTCCTCGCAGGCCTCCACCATCACGGTCGCCGAGCTTGCCCTGCAAGGCAAGCTGATCGCGTCCTCGACCTTCAAGAACACCAGCGTGTTCACCTTGGTGGCGCTGATGTATCTCACCATGAGCATTCCGCTGATTTTGCTGGTCCGTCATTTCGAGAAGCGGGCGGGCAAGCGATGA
- a CDS encoding XRE family transcriptional regulator, whose translation MRKPAAMKPAKKAKRKAIIRPAEPAMDVAVGRRIRDLRRIRQFSLETVAARTELSIGFLSQIERGMSSPSLRVLATLADVLGVGIAALFGASPSADGASDQVVTRGPRRPELKLWRTGVSKQLLSPASADNRLNLFLVHLEPGGSTGDELYTHDGEEAGLVLEGEMMLTVDSETWLLKTGDSFRFASRRPHRFSNPAGDAKAVVLWVNCVTAT comes from the coding sequence TTGCGCAAACCGGCCGCCATGAAGCCGGCGAAGAAGGCGAAGCGGAAGGCCATCATCAGGCCGGCGGAGCCTGCGATGGACGTGGCCGTCGGTCGCCGCATCCGGGATCTCAGGCGCATCAGGCAGTTCTCGCTGGAAACGGTCGCGGCCCGTACTGAGCTTTCGATCGGGTTTCTCAGCCAGATCGAGCGCGGCATGTCGTCGCCGTCGCTGCGCGTGCTGGCTACGCTCGCCGACGTGCTGGGCGTCGGTATCGCCGCCTTGTTCGGCGCGAGCCCGAGCGCCGACGGCGCGTCCGACCAGGTGGTGACGCGCGGACCTCGTCGACCGGAACTGAAGCTCTGGCGCACCGGCGTCTCCAAGCAATTGCTGAGCCCGGCCAGTGCCGACAACCGGCTCAATCTGTTCCTGGTGCATCTTGAGCCCGGCGGCTCCACCGGCGATGAGCTCTACACCCACGACGGTGAGGAGGCCGGCCTCGTGCTCGAAGGCGAGATGATGCTGACGGTGGACAGCGAGACGTGGTTGCTGAAGACCGGCGACAGTTTTCGATTCGCGAGCCGAAGGCCGCACCGGTTTTCCAATCCGGCTGGGGATGCGAAAGCCGTGGTGCTGTGGGTCAATTGCGTGACGGCTACGTAA
- a CDS encoding D-amino acid dehydrogenase, with protein MKVLILGSGVIGVTSAYYLARAGHEVTVVDRQPEPALETSFANAGEVSPGYSSPWAGPGVPVKAVKWLLMKHGPLVVRPKLDPVMWVWLLKMLRNCTSARYAVNKSRMIPIAEYSRDSLRDLRRDIGIQYDERAKGTLQLFRYQAQLDGTAEDIAVLKQYGVPFEVLSREGCIAVEPALSGVKEKFVGGLRLPQDETGDCHMFTQALARHAEALGVRFMFNTGINRIVTDGARVSGVATSAGLLQADAYVLALGSWSSRLVAPLGISLPVYPVKGYSITVPTKDTTGAPESTVMDESYKVAITRLGNRIRVGGTAEISGYSDKLYDARRATLDHSLTDLFPRGGDLAKATFWSGLRPMTPDGPPVIGPTQYGNLHLNTGHGTLGWTMACGSGRVLADMLSGRKPDIDVSALTVDRYKHRFG; from the coding sequence GTGAAAGTCTTGATTCTCGGCAGCGGTGTCATCGGTGTCACCTCTGCCTACTACCTTGCACGTGCCGGCCATGAGGTGACGGTCGTCGATCGTCAGCCCGAGCCGGCGCTGGAGACCTCCTTCGCCAATGCCGGCGAGGTCTCGCCCGGCTACTCCTCGCCCTGGGCCGGCCCCGGCGTGCCGGTGAAGGCCGTGAAGTGGCTGTTGATGAAGCACGGCCCGCTGGTGGTTCGGCCGAAGCTCGATCCTGTCATGTGGGTCTGGCTGCTCAAGATGCTGCGCAACTGCACCAGCGCGCGCTACGCGGTCAACAAGAGCCGGATGATTCCGATCGCGGAATACAGCCGCGATTCCCTGCGCGATCTGCGCCGCGACATCGGCATTCAATATGACGAGCGCGCGAAAGGCACGCTCCAGCTGTTCCGTTACCAGGCGCAGCTCGACGGCACGGCGGAGGACATCGCCGTGCTCAAGCAGTACGGTGTGCCCTTCGAGGTGCTGAGCCGCGAGGGCTGTATCGCGGTCGAGCCGGCGCTATCAGGCGTGAAGGAGAAATTCGTCGGCGGACTACGCCTGCCGCAGGACGAAACCGGCGACTGCCACATGTTCACGCAGGCGCTGGCCAGGCATGCCGAAGCGCTCGGCGTGCGCTTCATGTTCAACACCGGCATCAATCGGATCGTCACCGACGGCGCGCGCGTCAGCGGCGTTGCGACCAGCGCCGGCCTGTTGCAGGCGGATGCTTACGTCCTCGCGCTCGGAAGCTGGTCGTCCCGCCTCGTGGCTCCGCTCGGCATTTCGCTGCCGGTCTACCCGGTGAAGGGCTATTCGATCACGGTGCCGACCAAGGACACCACCGGCGCACCGGAATCCACCGTCATGGACGAGAGTTACAAGGTCGCGATCACCCGCCTCGGCAATCGCATCCGCGTCGGCGGCACCGCGGAAATTTCCGGCTATTCGGACAAGCTCTACGATGCGCGCCGCGCCACGCTGGACCACTCGCTGACCGATCTGTTTCCGCGCGGTGGCGATCTCGCCAAGGCAACGTTCTGGAGCGGCCTGCGTCCGATGACGCCCGACGGACCGCCGGTGATCGGTCCGACGCAGTACGGCAATCTCCACCTCAACACCGGCCACGGTACGCTCGGCTGGACCATGGCCTGCGGTTCGGGACGCGTGCTCGCGGACATGCTGTCGGGCAGGAAGCCGGACATCGACGTCAGTGCGCTGACGGTGGACCGGTATAAGCACCGGTTTGGGTAG
- a CDS encoding aspartate aminotransferase family protein: MTLHQIPNTIKTDSFWMPFTANRQFKKAPRLFSSAEGMHYTTVDGRKVIDGSAGLWCVNAGHGRKQIAAAVERQLMTLDFAPSFQMGHPLAFDFAERLAEIAPKGLDRIFFTNSGSESVDTALKIALAYHRANGQASRTRLIGRERGYHGVGFGGTSVGGMVANRRAFTTLLPGVDHIRHTHDLARNAFAKDQPEHGAELADDLERLVGLHGAETIAAVIVEPVPGSTAVLPPPKGYLQRLREICDKHGILLIFDEVITGFGRLGTPFAANFFGVTPDLMTTAKGITNGTIPCGAVFASRKVHDGLMVGPENQMELFHGYTYSAHPTACAAGIATLDIYKDESLLTRGASISEYWRDALHSLKGLPNVIDIRNCGLMGAVELSPRDGTVGARGYDVMVDCFNRGLYFRMSGDSFALSPPLIVEKSHIDDIVSILGDAIKRVA, from the coding sequence GTGACCCTTCATCAGATTCCGAACACCATCAAGACCGACTCGTTCTGGATGCCGTTCACGGCCAACCGGCAGTTCAAGAAGGCGCCGCGCCTGTTCTCCTCCGCCGAGGGCATGCACTACACCACCGTCGACGGTCGCAAGGTGATCGATGGCTCCGCCGGCCTCTGGTGCGTCAATGCCGGCCACGGCCGCAAGCAGATCGCCGCCGCGGTCGAGCGGCAGCTGATGACGCTGGACTTCGCGCCATCGTTCCAGATGGGCCATCCGCTAGCATTCGACTTCGCGGAGCGGCTCGCCGAGATCGCGCCGAAGGGCCTCGACCGCATCTTCTTCACCAATTCCGGCTCCGAGTCGGTTGACACCGCGCTGAAGATCGCGCTCGCCTATCATCGCGCCAACGGCCAGGCGAGCCGCACCCGCCTGATCGGCCGCGAGCGCGGCTATCACGGCGTCGGCTTCGGCGGCACGTCGGTCGGCGGCATGGTCGCCAACCGCCGCGCCTTCACGACGCTGCTGCCGGGCGTCGATCACATCCGCCACACTCACGATCTCGCCCGCAACGCCTTCGCCAAGGATCAGCCGGAGCATGGCGCCGAGCTCGCCGACGATCTCGAGCGGCTGGTCGGCCTGCACGGTGCCGAGACCATCGCCGCCGTCATCGTCGAGCCGGTGCCGGGCTCGACCGCGGTGCTGCCGCCGCCGAAGGGCTATCTGCAGCGCCTGCGCGAGATCTGCGACAAGCACGGCATTCTCCTGATCTTCGACGAGGTCATCACCGGCTTCGGCCGTCTCGGCACGCCGTTCGCCGCCAATTTCTTCGGCGTCACACCGGACCTGATGACGACGGCCAAGGGCATCACCAACGGCACGATTCCCTGCGGCGCGGTGTTCGCGAGCCGAAAGGTGCATGACGGGCTGATGGTCGGCCCGGAGAACCAGATGGAGCTGTTCCACGGCTACACCTATTCGGCGCATCCGACCGCCTGCGCCGCCGGCATCGCGACGCTCGACATCTACAAGGACGAGAGTCTGCTGACGCGCGGTGCCTCGATCTCAGAATATTGGCGCGATGCGCTGCATTCGCTGAAAGGTCTGCCCAACGTCATCGACATCCGCAATTGCGGCCTGATGGGCGCGGTCGAGCTGTCGCCGCGCGACGGCACGGTCGGTGCGCGCGGCTACGACGTCATGGTCGATTGCTTCAATCGCGGGCTGTATTTCCGTATGAGTGGCGACTCCTTCGCGCTGTCGCCGCCGCTGATCGTCGAGAAGAGCCACATCGACGACATCGTCTCGATCCTCGGCGACGCCATCAAGCGGGTGGCGTGA
- a CDS encoding FAD-binding oxidoreductase: MPARLPLPPSVYADTAIAPVATPPLDIDKNVTVAIVGGGYTGLSTALHLAEQGVEALVLEAQEPGWGASGNNGGHTNPGLKHDPDQIEADFGAELGRRMIDFSYGATNFTHDLIRRYQIPCEARQNGTLRAAYTEASAAAIERTAQQCICRGMPVTYLNRQQLREMTGTDRYIGAMLDTRGGDLHPLSYARGLARAAISAGAKVHGETPALSLRREGSRWRIETPRAVVHADKVLLATNGFTGDLWPALRRTIVPVFSSIAATAPLSEAVARSIMPTRSVLYESGHITVYYRIDQHNRLLMGGRGPMRWIKSPHDVAYLMRYAERLWPQLKGVSWTHGWNSRLAITGDHYPHVHEPAESILISLGYNGRGVALSTAMGAQLARRLIGGPKAEIDMPITGIKPIPMHAFWPLGVTSAVIAGRVRDRFGI; the protein is encoded by the coding sequence ATGCCTGCGCGCCTGCCTCTGCCGCCTTCTGTCTACGCCGACACCGCCATCGCGCCGGTGGCCACGCCGCCGCTCGACATCGACAAGAATGTCACCGTCGCGATTGTCGGCGGCGGCTACACCGGCCTGTCCACCGCGCTACATCTGGCGGAGCAGGGCGTCGAGGCGCTGGTGCTGGAGGCACAGGAGCCGGGCTGGGGTGCATCGGGCAACAACGGCGGCCATACCAATCCAGGCTTGAAGCACGACCCCGATCAGATCGAGGCGGATTTCGGCGCCGAGCTCGGTCGTCGCATGATCGACTTCTCCTACGGCGCCACCAATTTCACGCACGATCTGATCCGCCGTTATCAGATTCCCTGCGAGGCGCGGCAGAACGGCACGCTGCGCGCGGCCTATACCGAGGCCAGCGCCGCCGCGATCGAAAGGACCGCACAGCAATGCATCTGTCGCGGCATGCCCGTGACGTATCTGAACCGCCAGCAGCTGCGCGAGATGACCGGCACGGACCGCTACATCGGCGCCATGCTTGATACCCGCGGCGGCGATCTGCATCCTCTCAGCTATGCCCGCGGTCTTGCGCGGGCCGCGATCTCGGCCGGCGCGAAGGTGCATGGCGAGACGCCGGCGCTGTCACTGCGCCGCGAGGGCAGCCGCTGGCGCATCGAGACGCCGCGGGCGGTGGTTCATGCCGACAAGGTCCTGCTTGCCACCAACGGTTTTACGGGCGATCTCTGGCCGGCGCTCCGCCGCACCATCGTGCCGGTGTTCTCCTCGATCGCCGCCACGGCGCCGCTCTCCGAGGCGGTCGCCCGTTCGATCATGCCGACGCGCTCCGTTCTCTATGAGAGCGGCCACATCACGGTCTATTACCGTATTGATCAGCACAATCGCCTGCTGATGGGCGGGCGCGGCCCGATGCGCTGGATCAAGTCGCCGCACGACGTTGCGTATCTCATGCGTTATGCAGAGCGGCTATGGCCGCAGCTGAAAGGCGTTTCCTGGACACATGGCTGGAACAGCCGGCTCGCGATCACCGGGGATCACTATCCCCATGTCCATGAGCCCGCCGAGAGCATCCTGATCTCGCTCGGCTACAACGGCCGCGGCGTTGCGCTGTCCACCGCGATGGGCGCTCAGCTCGCCCGGCGGCTGATCGGCGGACCCAAGGCCGAGATCGACATGCCGATCACGGGCATCAAGCCGATCCCGATGCATGCGTTCTGGCCGCTCGGCGTGACGAGCGCCGTGATCGCGGGGCGGGTGAGAGACCGGTTCGGAATCTGA
- a CDS encoding gamma-glutamyltransferase, which yields MPHQFSRTQHIRKPAIKTKGGIVAAQSRRAAEVGAEVLAAGGDCVDAIVATTFALNVLEPWMSGMGGGGAMVLYRAKEDRTEVIDYGMCAPQSLRVADYPITGEGAASDLFPWPRVKDDRNIHGPGSIAVPGVVAGMEEAHRRHARMKWKDLVEPAATIAGEGLLVDWWTTLMIASTAADLRRYAASAAIFLKDGLPPNAPWGIKAETRLPQDQLKATLAHLAASGPRDFYEGDLARSIASDITADGGSLSVEDLAAFRAHLREPLAIPYRGGKVFATPELTAGPTMAHALRRLQQNLKPGSAPDGNAYAEYALALQSAYRQRLGDMGDADGKRSLGAEYLAPACTTHFSVVDRHGNMAAVTQTLLSTFGSKYVTPHTGIPMNNGIMWFDPTPGTTNSLAPGKRCLCNYTPVIAETTDGKRLAVGASGGRRILPSVMQLVSFAMDFGMDLDAAIHQPRIDASEGAIVIGDSRLPAEAREMLAARFDYQETQVQALPMKFACPSVVMREGDTNSGAVEIFQPWAEAVTEP from the coding sequence ATGCCTCATCAGTTCAGCCGTACCCAGCACATCCGCAAACCCGCCATCAAGACCAAGGGCGGCATCGTCGCCGCGCAATCGCGGCGGGCGGCCGAGGTCGGCGCAGAGGTGCTGGCGGCCGGCGGCGACTGCGTGGACGCAATCGTCGCGACCACCTTCGCGCTGAACGTGCTGGAGCCCTGGATGAGCGGCATGGGTGGCGGCGGCGCGATGGTGCTCTACCGCGCCAAGGAAGATCGCACCGAGGTGATCGACTACGGCATGTGCGCGCCGCAGAGCCTGCGCGTCGCCGATTATCCGATTACGGGCGAAGGCGCGGCCTCCGATCTGTTTCCCTGGCCGCGGGTGAAGGACGACCGCAACATTCACGGGCCCGGCTCGATCGCGGTGCCGGGGGTCGTCGCCGGCATGGAAGAAGCGCACCGCCGCCACGCCAGAATGAAGTGGAAGGACCTGGTCGAGCCTGCCGCGACCATTGCCGGCGAAGGCCTGCTGGTCGACTGGTGGACGACGCTGATGATCGCGAGCACGGCCGCCGATCTCCGCCGGTATGCCGCCAGCGCAGCCATCTTCCTCAAGGATGGGCTGCCGCCGAATGCGCCCTGGGGCATCAAGGCCGAGACGCGGCTGCCGCAGGACCAGCTGAAGGCGACGCTGGCCCATCTCGCTGCCAGCGGCCCTCGCGATTTCTACGAGGGCGATCTCGCCAGAAGCATCGCCTCCGACATCACGGCCGACGGTGGCTCGCTCTCGGTCGAGGATCTCGCCGCGTTCCGTGCCCATCTTCGCGAGCCGCTGGCAATCCCCTATCGCGGCGGCAAGGTGTTTGCCACGCCCGAGCTCACGGCCGGACCGACCATGGCGCATGCGCTGCGGCGGTTGCAGCAAAATCTGAAGCCGGGCAGCGCGCCGGACGGGAACGCCTACGCCGAATATGCGCTCGCGCTGCAATCGGCCTACCGCCAGCGGCTCGGCGACATGGGCGATGCCGACGGCAAGCGCTCGCTCGGCGCGGAATATCTCGCGCCGGCCTGCACCACGCATTTCTCGGTGGTCGACCGTCACGGCAACATGGCGGCGGTGACGCAGACCCTGCTCTCCACCTTCGGCTCGAAATACGTGACGCCGCACACCGGCATTCCCATGAATAACGGCATCATGTGGTTCGACCCGACGCCGGGCACCACCAACTCGCTCGCGCCGGGCAAGCGCTGCCTTTGCAATTACACGCCCGTGATCGCCGAAACGACGGACGGTAAGCGTCTCGCGGTCGGCGCCTCCGGCGGCCGCCGCATTCTGCCTTCCGTGATGCAGCTCGTGTCCTTTGCGATGGATTTCGGCATGGATCTCGATGCCGCCATCCATCAGCCGCGCATCGACGCCAGCGAAGGCGCGATCGTGATCGGAGACTCCCGACTGCCAGCGGAGGCACGCGAGATGCTGGCGGCGCGGTTCGACTACCAGGAGACGCAGGTGCAGGCGCTGCCGATGAAGTTCGCTTGCCCGAGCGTCGTGATGCGCGAAGGCGATACGAATTCGGGCGCGGTCGAAATCTTTCAACCGTGGGCCGAAGCGGTGACCGAGCCCTGA
- a CDS encoding ABC transporter substrate-binding protein has protein sequence MKRFGLAAVAALALAAVVPASAQQVLKVGSTPTGIPFTFLDTKTNTIQGIMVDLITEVGKDAGFNVQIEPMQFSALIPSLTSSKIDIIAAAMFITAPRKEVVDFSDPIYSYGEGLVVPKGDTKPYTTQDDLKGATVGAQVGTAFVDALKKSGLFAEVKAYDTIPDILRDVNTGRLKAGYADYPILAYNLKQGGFPEVRLVDGYKPVTVGSVGIGVRKGETALLGKINASLAKLKANGTIAKILDKWGLKAQG, from the coding sequence ATGAAGCGTTTTGGTCTGGCCGCGGTCGCGGCACTTGCACTGGCAGCGGTGGTTCCGGCTTCGGCGCAGCAGGTGCTGAAGGTCGGCTCGACCCCGACGGGCATTCCCTTCACCTTCCTCGACACCAAGACCAACACGATCCAGGGCATCATGGTCGATCTCATCACCGAGGTCGGTAAGGATGCCGGCTTCAACGTGCAGATCGAACCGATGCAGTTCTCGGCGCTGATCCCCTCGCTGACCTCGAGCAAGATCGACATCATTGCCGCCGCGATGTTCATCACGGCGCCGCGCAAGGAGGTCGTCGATTTCTCCGATCCGATCTACAGCTATGGCGAAGGCCTGGTGGTGCCGAAGGGCGACACCAAGCCCTATACCACGCAGGACGACCTGAAAGGCGCGACGGTCGGCGCCCAGGTCGGCACCGCCTTCGTCGACGCGCTGAAGAAGTCCGGCCTGTTTGCTGAGGTGAAGGCCTACGACACTATCCCCGACATCCTGCGCGACGTGAACACCGGCCGGCTCAAGGCCGGCTACGCCGACTATCCGATCCTCGCCTACAATCTGAAGCAGGGCGGCTTCCCCGAGGTGCGCCTCGTCGATGGTTACAAGCCCGTCACCGTCGGTTCGGTCGGCATCGGCGTGCGCAAGGGCGAGACCGCGCTGCTCGGCAAGATCAACGCCTCGCTGGCGAAGCTCAAGGCCAACGGCACCATCGCCAAGATCCTCGATAAATGGGGCCTGAAGGCCCAGGGCTGA
- a CDS encoding amino acid ABC transporter ATP-binding protein, whose amino-acid sequence MIELKDVHKSFGKVEVLKGITATVEKGEVVCIVGPSGSGKSTILRCINGLESYDRGEIGVEGLKVDRDAPSIVNVRTQVSMVFQRFNLFPHRTALENVIEGPLYVKKESRAAAFARGRALLAQVGLAEKADAHPPQLSGGQQQRVAIARALAMQPKAILFDEPTSALDPELVGDVLGVMRKLADDGMTMVVVTHEMGFARDVADRVLFIDGGVIVEQGAAKALLNQPQHPRTQDFLRRVLHPL is encoded by the coding sequence ATGATCGAGCTGAAAGACGTCCACAAGAGCTTCGGCAAGGTCGAGGTGCTCAAGGGCATCACGGCGACCGTCGAGAAGGGCGAGGTGGTCTGCATCGTCGGTCCGTCCGGCTCAGGCAAGTCCACCATCCTGCGCTGTATCAACGGGCTCGAAAGCTACGACCGCGGCGAGATCGGCGTCGAGGGATTGAAGGTCGATCGCGATGCGCCGTCGATCGTGAACGTCCGCACTCAGGTCTCGATGGTGTTCCAGCGCTTCAATCTGTTCCCGCATCGCACGGCGCTGGAGAACGTCATCGAAGGGCCGCTCTATGTGAAGAAGGAATCGCGTGCCGCGGCATTCGCGCGCGGCCGGGCGCTGCTCGCTCAGGTCGGGCTTGCCGAGAAGGCCGATGCGCATCCGCCGCAGCTCTCCGGCGGCCAGCAGCAGCGCGTTGCCATCGCGCGAGCGCTTGCGATGCAGCCGAAGGCGATCCTGTTCGATGAGCCAACCTCGGCGCTCGATCCCGAGCTGGTCGGCGACGTGCTCGGCGTCATGCGCAAGCTCGCCGACGACGGCATGACCATGGTCGTCGTCACCCACGAGATGGGCTTTGCCCGCGACGTCGCCGACCGCGTGCTGTTCATCGACGGTGGCGTCATCGTCGAGCAGGGGGCGGCCAAGGCGCTGCTCAACCAACCCCAGCATCCGCGCACGCAGGATTTTTTGCGGCGTGTGCTGCATCCGCTCTGA